From one Geoalkalibacter halelectricus genomic stretch:
- a CDS encoding LysM peptidoglycan-binding domain-containing protein — protein MARAYSLGADHLAVAPYQKAFEALARGEALVARGDQNAAREAFVVAEHFAREAIFAAQAEKLRMEEEFRAREEAERARQAAQPPAPAEVKPQPPAASVQHSAVVSMPVPQPVAPAPEPVLAYDVQVGDTLWLIAARPEVYGDPLLWPLLYKSNRDQIKDPRQVYFGQTLDVPRNVSEQEKDEVRTQARQSELFPVKQLLPALAPKP, from the coding sequence GTGGCCCGGGCTTATTCCCTCGGCGCCGATCATCTTGCCGTTGCACCCTATCAGAAGGCATTCGAGGCACTTGCGCGAGGTGAAGCCCTGGTCGCGCGCGGCGACCAGAATGCGGCCCGAGAAGCTTTCGTCGTCGCCGAGCATTTCGCCCGCGAAGCTATATTTGCCGCCCAGGCGGAAAAGCTTCGCATGGAGGAAGAATTTCGGGCGCGTGAGGAAGCCGAGCGTGCCCGGCAGGCGGCGCAGCCCCCCGCGCCTGCCGAGGTTAAGCCGCAGCCCCCCGCGGCCTCAGTCCAGCATTCCGCGGTTGTTTCCATGCCTGTTCCCCAGCCTGTGGCTCCCGCCCCCGAACCCGTCTTGGCATATGACGTTCAGGTCGGCGATACGCTGTGGCTGATCGCCGCGCGTCCAGAAGTCTACGGCGATCCTTTGCTGTGGCCCTTGTTGTACAAATCCAACCGCGATCAGATCAAGGATCCCCGTCAGGTGTACTTCGGCCAGACCCTGGATGTGCCCCGAAATGTTTCCGAACAGGAAAAAGACGAGGTGCGCACCCAGGCTCGCCA